A window of Drosophila sulfurigaster albostrigata strain 15112-1811.04 chromosome X, ASM2355843v2, whole genome shotgun sequence genomic DNA:
CAGCTGTCTTTGTTGGCGATCGGGTGATACACTTCCTGGTACACCGACTCCTTCAGACCCATCACCTTCTTGACTCGGGCTCCGTTATCGGAATTGATCGATGCGGGTGCCATGTGAAATTGTATATCCGGCCAGTCGATGCTGCGATTCGAGTACGGTGTGTGCACAAACGCCAGTCCCTCGACGCCACCCAGCGTAGTCATCGGTCCACGCTCGCGTAGCACATACTGAAAGGTGACCGCTGTGGGATTAAAGCGATCCTGAACAATGGCCACGGGTTTATCCACCAGGAACGTGAGACCTCCCATGCCCACGTGATCCTGCATATTCTCGCCGACGGGCAGATCTTGCATCACCTTGATGCCATGCTTCTCGAGGTGCTTGCGCGGTCCCAGACCCGACAGCATCATCAGCTGCGGTGTATTGATAGCGCCCGCCGATAAGATCACCTCCCGTCGTGCCGAAATGCGATAGACCTTGCCATGCTTCACGAACTCAACGGCCTGAGCGCGCATCGTGCCCGGCTCGATGATGACGCGCGTCACATGCGAGTTCATCGACAGATGGAAGTTGGGACGTTGCCGAATGGGTCGCAGGAACGCCTTGGCCGTGGAGCAACGCGAGCCGCGTCTTATAGTCCCTTGGGCAATCATAAAGCCCGCCTGCTGTGCTCCATTGATGTCCCGATTGTCGTAGCCCAGCTGAGTGCCCGCCTCGACGAAGGCGGCCACGAGTGGCGTGTGCCAGGGTGATTCCTGAACGGTGAGGAGACCGCCACGTCCATGGTATGCACTCTTGGCCAAATAGGGATTGCGATTGTCTTCGGACTTCTTGAAATAGTGCAGCACCTGATCGTAATCCCAGCCGGTATTGCCGAGGGATGCCCACGTCTGGTAGTCATGCCGATTGCCGCGTACATACAACATGTAATTGAGTACCGAAGAGCCGCCTAGGACACGACCTCGTGGCCAATTGCATCGATTGTTCTGCATGCCGAGGCACGCCTTGTTCGATGGTTCCGTCTTGTAGGCCCAATCCAGTTTGCTGAGCTGCAAGTATGCGGCCAGCGATGGCACATCCGAGATCTCATTCTCATCCGGTCCCGCCTCGATGAGCAGCACCTTCCATTTGCGCACCTCGCTCAATCGATTAGCGACCACCGCACCCGCCGATCCGCTGCCCACCACAATGAAATCGTATTCGGGAAATAGATTTAGCTGGTCCAAGGGTCGTGATTCCGGATCGACGGCATCGTAGCGATAGTAGGTGATCGCGGCGAGCATCAATGGGATTAGCCATAGTCCGGTGGTTACAACGCCGAACGTTGATTTGATCACCGTCGTTATAAACAGCAGATTGAGCACCATATTCAATGGACTCTTTCGTTGATTAAACCACTTGACAAAGACAGTTCGAAatctgttgtttgttgtgttttggtttggtttgtttattttactcCGCTATCTGCGATTAATGTTCCTTTATGTTTATCCTCGTTGCTCCTTTGTTTTTTCCTCTCTTGGTGTCAttcactcgctcgctctctgtctAGCGTTTCTTTCTCTTGTGCATGGCGTCATTGACTTATTTCCTGGGCTGTGCTCCTCTTCAACGTGTGCTCACTTGATTAGCTGCAAAGAATACAGTATTAGTTTTGTGATTGAACATATAAGATGTGATAGAATAATGTAATTGTAGAAGAAATTGCCAGTAgagttttattacaaaataaccAAAAGATAAGGCAAAATCATCGACGGTGGGAATGTGATTGAATTCGTCAAAAATTTCCCATGCCTTTATAACGATTAACGAAAGCACTATCGTCATTTAACATTAGAACCAAGACAATGATTTTAGGGCCAGGATATTCAGTCTGGAATACCAAACTATTGCAATCGAGGTTTAAATCTAAACGATCGACATAATAGTAAAACCCTTAAGTGTTACATTATTTGTGATTGCAAGAAAGGAGTATCGACAAAAGCTATGTAATGTTTATAtgtttgaaattgtttgtattACAAATAACACATTTATAACACTTTAAATTGGCATATAGTCAAAGTAAATACATACTCGTAGCATGGGCTAATAAAGAAACATTTCACTGTTAATGCTAAAAGTGGTtgcaatggaaataaaataaaaattttagaaattatgcAAGGAATAGTTTATATGCAGTCGTACattataaattgatataccaaataaagcctattttaagaatttacgTTTAAttatggtttttgttttgaatgtaatagtatattgatataccaaatgtaggtttcgtttaatttttgtatttcttcggtatatttctgtggagtattttaagtataatgCCGcactattttctttttactacAAACTTAAAACTCCCTTGAGCGAAACTTATTTCATGTGTACGTGTCGTCACAATATTTGAAGTAGTGTTTGCTCCAAGATATACTGTCTGCAGTATCGAAACGTTTGCCGTTTTACCACTTTACCGTTGCACTGGCGACCTCAATGAGCAGAGCATTATTGTGatattcagttcagttcaattCGATTATACGATTGCATtttgaaaacacacacaattgtgTTGCATCAGAGTGAAACCCCCGTCTGCAAGAGCAGCTCAACTCCCTCTGCATCTACCCCGCTCGCTCCCCCCTTTGCCGtacacatccacatccacatccacatcaaCTGTGGGCTAAAGGGCCATTGGCGGTTGTCGGTTGGCAGTTAGCGGCGACCTTGACGCTATTGCGGCCAATATCGTTAAGTGTTGAAAAGCCAGCGATGACGCGATGCGGCTTATAATGAATGTGAGGCACGCAAAATGCCGTTCAACTgcattacaacaacaacagcaacaacaaactgaggcagcagcaacaacaacaatggttATAGCCAAattaacaataacagcaacaaaacggAGGCAAAGCAGACTCGTCTTtggctgttattgttgtttgtctttcGAATTGTCGGCccattcgtttttattttttattacaatatcTACAAGCTCTCTGATGTAATACGAACAgccaaattgtttattattgttgttgctgttgctgtggctgttgctgttgctggcataTAATTGGCGCGCTCGATTGGTAAATCGACAAATCTACATACGAAAtgttttgtctatttatttatcaagCGAGCATAATTCATTTGCCTTGTCACTCGATCAGCCGTTAAACTCCCGGACCAAAAGCCGATCGTTCGTTgccggttgttgttgctgtccgTTTGTTGGTTGCTCGcttttggctgttgttgcttgttatcGTGCGGGTGTTGAAACGTGCCGCTTGCCTGTCCAGTTTACAGCTAAGCTCAGCTCTTGTTTGGCCTTTGTTTTTaccacttttgtttttttttggcagcatTACGGCACAGTGGGTGAGAAAATATGTAGCTGGCAAATTTATGCACCACGTGCATGAATCACGCATTACTCTCCACGACACCTGAGAAACTACCTGTTATCTTGTAACGAGAGCCTATTGTAATGATAAGCTCTGCATTACTTAAGATAAGGCACTCGAAATTGTCTTTGAAGATCACGCCACGGAAATACGTTATCGAGCCGCCAAATTCGTGTATTCGTGTTTTCGTCGGGTTCGTTTATCTCCTCGTTgatcataattaatttattagctgatgcaatttcaatttgccaatCTTTTGATATAATCAACTGATGACGTGTTGGTGTAAAGCCTACGGCAAAGCGATCAATAAAACAGCTGCTcaaaaagacaaaagcaaataaaaattgctcagctcaaattgaattgaacccATATCGAAAGTGATTTGAAGCACTCTTGTGTCTGTTTTGAGGAGCTGATCTTTTGGATAGGGTATCGCTTTTAAGTGCGGAAAGGAGTTATGAAATCAAATGCCAAACGTATCTTGAGGGGATCCCGATATTTAAGTTGgtattgatattgataatgCAAATGACAAACTGTTGAaaagtttattgaaatttataaattcgtCTAGTTAACATTAGAAGTAAGTTTGaaaagaattattaaattattttaatagtttataGATATGTTTAAGACTTTgagaaattcatttatttaatatttaaatgaacacCAAATTATGTCTACATCGTTAACTGCAAAGGCTTTTCTTGCTTTAGCTGATAAtcaggtatattttgcactctaccCAACATATCAAacataacctttggtatatttttaatatttttgcggtagattttaagaataatattcttttgctgttttgctcgcgctgttttgctttcatgaAAAATGtctagcgggtatctcacagtcgagcacactcgattgcaGCTttcttgtttaatttttatcagGCAAGTTTGTGTACTGTGATGTTAGTATTCTCTTCGAAGTAATGCTTCAATTCAATCAAAAGATAATAAATCATTCAATAAACTATTAACAGGGTATTGCCAAGTCGACCAATTCTATTAAGTTGACTGTGCGAATTGTTGCTGgcgtttttgctgtttgccgaTCGCTGCTGGGCGCAAGTGAAAGGCCAAAGGCTCTAGAAGCAGGTgggaagcaaaagcaacagtaagcagttgctgccacagttTAGTCACAGTCtgtggcatgcagcagcagcagcaacagcagcaactgaaattgaaactggGAGCATAAATCGCACGCATTTCTTTTTCGGATATGAATTTCGCAAGCGCTTGTGATTGTCGTCGttgtgccaaaaataaaaggcaaaaaaacaacgaaaatgtTTATGTCGAAAAATAagacagaaacagcaacaacaacagcaacaacaacaacaacaacaacaacaacaacaacaacaacaacaacaacaacaacaacaacagcaacaacaataacaaaagcaacgccagcagcagcaacaacaataacaacaaaaaagctgcTTGAAATTGGGTCAGCGGCAAACGAGTTTAGTGAGGCGGCTAAAGACGGCGAGTGGATATTGGGGCATGGCTGTGACAGGGGTTGGGGCATGGTCTGTGGCCTGCCTGCCTGTTAgaggtgctgctgctgttgttgttgctgctgctggcaggCAAACCAGTTGGCTCAACTATTGTTTCTGCCTGCTTTCCCAACTAGCTGGCTGAAGAGTGtttctcagtgtgtgtgtgtgtgtgtgtgtggctaaAAGTCAATTAGCCATTGACTTCCTGGGCTTCCCTGGGTAATTGAAGGCCAGGCGGCCAAAATGCGTTTAGCTGTCACAGCAAATGTCAAGTTTAAatgtcgcacacacacacacacacacacatattaagAAACGtgcactcccacacacacgaacacacatacagacatcGACAAGCACTCgacaaatggcaacaaaagtGTTGTGCGCAATTAAAGTGATTTTGTGCGTTAATTTGGTGTAAACAAACTGAGCTCTCTTGTTGGCCATAAGGCCAAAGTCAATGCCCAGCACACCGagcacgatgatgatgatgatgatggtgttgctgttgttgctggttgttggttgctggcgCTAGGTTGTAGGTTGAGGGTTCGTCGTTTGTTGTTAGTGTCAGTCACCTTGACAGGCGTCAAGCGGCAATTGAAACAGCAATCAGTTCAGCCTGGCGACTTGCACTTGGCGTGTCACGCGGGTTCAATGTGCCAatgtgacagcagcagcaacagccacagcaacagccacagcaacagccaaagcaatagccacagcagcagcagcagcaacaatcaaCAATAATAGTTTAGTTGATTAAATCAACGGCTGAATGCGTAGCGGCAAATCGatagtgttgctgttgtttacTTGCAACAACACcccatttaattgcaattgcaaatgcaatgtgcagttgttgccgttgtcgatgttgctgttgctgttgcaagtttGTGTCCTAAGTCGTTTGCCGCTCGTTGCGCGTGAAGTTCATGTTAGAAAGCTTTGAttgccacacgcacacacacacacacacacatacacacacacacacacatagaatgcacaacagcaaccacaaaatgatttgtttgttttgcgttTACGCCTTTGATGATGAGTTTGTTGCACGTAGAATTGCTGTTAATCCAAGCATGCGCAATCagagctgcagttgctgctgtggctgttgctgttgctgctatggttgttgctgctgctgctgttgttgttgttgtctgtagCCTAGTTATCCAAAGtaaatgtttttgcttttcctttttgccacttgtctgcctctctctctctctctctcgctccttTGCTCTAACGGTTGCAACTTTGTTGTGGGCGattgcaaaatgttgccgttggcaattgttgctgtttctgttgctgttgcacttgagTGCCTTTTCATTTGGCCAGCGTTGAGCATATGGGCTTGTGAAGGGTGCTCCTAACATAACTGTATTGTGTGCTTTGGTGCAATGTCAACAAGTCCAGTCGTTGGTTGCAGCaacggttgctgttgctgttgctgtggtcgcttgttgtggttgttgttgttgctgttgtcccTCTGTGTGTGCAACGGCAGCGGAAATAATCAGCCTTTTTTATGTCGTCAGGCTTTTcactttgatttcatttgctttcacaatcacacacacacaagacactcattataacacacacacacatacacatggaAATCACACTTTGGTACTTATCGATTAATTGTCGATTGCTTACTTGGAATTCTAACGCGAACACAATTTGGTTGAAGGGCAAAGCGATGggtgtgtttctctctcttcctctcgttccctctcgctctctcgatCGGAAGTGTCCTGCACGCAccagcacacaaacacacacacacaaaataaaaaaaaacaaaaagaagaagatgcTTAGAAGCTTATCGCTTATCGATAATCGCTAATCGCTTTGGGAAGCGCTGCGTCCGTGCGGCTGCGTTGCACGTTTTCAACTGAACTCAAAGTTGAACGCGAAATCCATGCAAACGGGCAAACCGCGACGAGCGCCAGCatcgccgctgccgccgccgccgctgactctttggcaacaacagcagcagcagcagcagcaacaattgctacgaaaacgacaacaacaacaagagtaacaacaacagcaactagcATGGCAAATGGTTAGCGAGCGAGCAGCTGTTGCATATTATTGGCACATCGGCATCAAACTTGTTTGCGCCCACTCCACACTCGGACGCAACATGTTCGATGCGCTgataacaacacaacacaaggCGATCATGCGGTCAAACAATGCTTTTTGTGTCAACAGGGATGCTCGAAGAGGAGTGTGCGAGCGAGACAGAtcgattgttgctgctgttattgttgctggaAGTCAAGGTGAAGGCAAAGATGAAGAGGATTGCGAACGAGAACGAGCGACGAAATGAACATTTGACAATTACTTAATGATCATTGAGACATTTTGTTCCActaaaaagaaacacaaattgaagaaaaaagagaaataaaaactaGCTAGAACATGAAAACTTGTTCACTAAAAATTTTGTGATGATTTAACGATTATGATAATTGCGAGAATCGCAGCTGAAACGAAGAGAATTTCAAGAATCTTTGAAGCAAAATGTAGGCAAGCTTAACGGTCAGCTGAAAAGTGTGCAGAAAGAGTGAAATAGACAGAAAAGCAGGTTGatgataaaaataacaagttgCTCTCTAAATGCTAACTTAAATTTTTCCAGCTCTTTCCCTTGATTTCATTCTCTCGTTCAATATCATTCTCTCTTAGccaaagtaaattaaaataaaaacacgtATACGTCAGAGAAAAACAGCATTAGAAGTATTACGAACCAAGTACAATGTGTTAATTAGTTAATGTTGCCCTAAAATTGTGGTAAGCAAAGTGGCTGCTGAtgtcgtagttgttgctgttgttgttgttgcatgacCGCATTCCGCAAATTACATACGCATTCCCATTTCAACTCTCCCAGCTTGAAAGTGTGCGtaaaaagcaagtaagaatTAAAGTGAATGCGCAGGTTGACCActtgataccctgtaaacatGAAAGCAATGTGAATAATATTGCTATAAATTGCTATGAATGAAAGATgaagtgaaaaataaatttaaatccaAAACTAAGTTACATAATGCATTCGAGAGTTGGGTATACCCTATGACTCGTGCGTtttattacagggtataatgagaaataaagttattaaatgaTTAACATTTGCCAGagttaaaatttgaataattttctttcatttattttcttcgtttttttgcgtgcaactgcaactggatgAGAGCtgccaacgccaacaacagcaacaacagcaacaaccggCGACATGGCAAGTTGCTGGCAACTTGGTGGCAACTTGTTGGCAGGCAATTGCAGCAATGCTTCAGCTACAGTGTTGCTGCTTTGTCAACTTGTTGCTATAATTTATGTAATCATGagcaaaatgcgaaaaaagCGCAACAGCCAAAGATTTAGTTGCGCTGTTGAAATCTTTGACTATttcttctcgttgttgttgttgttgctctcgttgGGTGTTAATGTGCAATTAGCGCCAAGTTGGCGAAAGGAAAAAGGGAAACAGAAGCagagagctagagagagagagaaagagcgagatgGATTGAGAGGGCTGTCAAGTGGGAGGGCGAGTCCGTTCCCAGCACTAAAATGGCAAAATTCATGTTCGTGGATgaagcaaaaatgaaatgcgccTGTCCTCAACAACAAAGgaaaatacaaagaaaaaaacccaAGAAGGaatagcaacaaaagcaacataaTGACGACTAAATGCTCTATCAGCGAATGTATTAGAGAATAGTTGACAAgcattgtaaattatttactgCAACTAGTAACACTTCAGAATAAACATAGTTTATGTTAGAGATGGTTGCTACATtagatttctttctttctttgttaGTGAATTGCTATACATTGATGAACGATCATTGATCTCTAGTGATGCAAAATTGCATACTTCTAGATGCCAGATCATTAatctatatatttctttatttgataGTGATCTGCATTATATTACATCCACGATCAGTCGTTAAATTTCATACATTTAGATGCCAGATTCTCTTAGATCTAGGTTTAACTTTGTATGATGATCTGCATTACATTGAGCAATGATCTCTCTCCTCGTTAAATGTCATACTTTTCTTAGATCTATAAATTACATGCATAACATTGATCATCGATCAATGATCGCCCTCTTCGTTCATGTCAGTTACTTTTTGATCTAGATATTACATTGTGTGATACTGATCTGCATTATATTGATCAACGATCAATGATCGTTTTCCTCACTAAATTTCATAATTCTCTGAGATCTATATATTAGTTTAACCATTATTGATCTGAATTACATTGATCATCTGTCACTGATAGCTCTCCTCCCTAAATATCATACTTTTGGATGTCAGATCTTAAATCTAGAAATTGATCAACGATCAATGATCGCTCTTCTTAGTTATCACATGCAACACATCTCATATAGAACTTGAAGTACTCGCTGCGCTCAAGCAAAAGGGTATTGCAAAACTGAAACTTTCGCTTTCTGAGCCGCGCGGCGTCAGGAAGCGAAAACGAAGTGAAGTTCAtagctggttgctgctgcagtttggCTCCACTTGCAACCGCATCCAATTAATGACCAGTTAAACAGTTAGCTCTCGACTAAGGGCAGGCAAGACCAAGAGAGTTGCGATGTTGCCATGACTGACAGTCTGAGCCTCGGCCTACGTGCGCCCAATCAAGTGGCCCACCTGACACCttgcttctccttctcctcctcctcctcctccgtcTCCTCCATCATCGTCTCCTGCTCCCACTTCGAAACATGACATAAGCATTTCCATCGAACTGctcaaaatatgtatttttggttttggtttttttgacAATGGCGCGCAACTGCTTCCCAGATTCCTCAGCCAAGCGCTCCCCCTCTTCAAAAATTACATGTCTTGTGTCCGCTCTCTTCGGTCTCTTCGGTCTGTGCTCTTTCCTCACGCCTCTGGCCACGCCTTTGCCTGACTTCGGCTCGATTCGGGCGGCATAATTgaccgaaattaagcagacATTATTCAATTTCGTGCCATAGCTGAAGACAGTCGTTTTTGCCGGCTTCGCTTTGGATTTGGCTTtagcttcggcttcggctttggctttggctttggatTCGGATTCGGCTACGGATTCGATTTCTTACCCGCTGGCTGCAGCAATCGTTGAGTCGCTTGGATTGTCAAATGTGTACGACATCACGTCGACACATGTAGTTGAGTCGACTGTTCGACAGTTCGACTGTTGCGGCATTTATGGGATAGTCATGGACAGGAATTGTATATagatttgtttttcaattttgccccaaactgaaactgaggGCTTGGTTGATGAAAGTCAGGCATACACCATATGGAATGCTTTCCTAATATTATTGATTAAGAAGAGTAAAACAGTATTCTAATTTGAGACTTTCTAAATAACTCTAAGATTATCTAACCTTCTTACCTACCTTATCTACTCTCTAAACTTCCGCAAACTGTTGCACACATTTTTCAAGCCCAATTCCTTACAgaacattttcaaatgcactttgttgtttgttatgtGTACTTTGCTCTGTTGAGGGTTATTTTCGAGGTAAAGCATTTCGCGAACTTGCAACACAGCTTACCACATCGTGTGCTGTAACATTTCGCTCAATGCTGATCCTCACAGCGAGCAAACGCGCGCGGGCAAGAAAGCGCGAAAGAAGACAGATAACATAAAGACtgtgaaataaagaaaaaaaaaaccaaagaaaaaaaaaacccacgCCCAACTCAACTTGCAACACACGTACATACGTACATAGCAGACATTAACCGACAGTCAAACGGGCCATCTTCAAGCtgaaaacaaaccaaacatCGTGTAACCAACAGCGAAATGTGTCAATTGCTATTTCGTTCCCAGCCCAGCTCTCAGTCTCTCATTCGCAGTCTCTGCTTTGTTTGACTCTCGCGCAGCCTCTCAGTCGATTAATGACCCAAATTCGTGGTCGCACTGACCACAGACACTTTGCGCACACAATTCGCCGACTATGTCATCATCATTGCCATTGCCCCGTCTtcattttcatcatcatcatcatcgttgttgtcgttgttatctTCAGCCTCATCGGTCGCATCTTCATCGGTTAGTTTGTTATGTTTACTCTTTGGCTATTTGCtagtagctgctgctgttttgttttttttttagcttctTTCGCATAACACTTTCCATTTCATTGGACTCACGTACGCCGTAGTCATCGTTTCGCTAAGCTAAGCCAAAGctagagtcagagtcagagtcgaagtcgaagtgaCTTGGCATTTCgtttaaatcaaatcaaatatttacttaagGTATTTTCTTCACTTCATTTTGGTCGTTTTTTCGGGTGTCTGGCTAAAGGGTCTTATATAAGACACGCCTTGGGTGGTTT
This region includes:
- the LOC133847811 gene encoding glucose dehydrogenase [FAD, quinone] → MVLNLLFITTVIKSTFGVVTTGLWLIPLMLAAITYYRYDAVDPESRPLDQLNLFPEYDFIVVGSGSAGAVVANRLSEVRKWKVLLIEAGPDENEISDVPSLAAYLQLSKLDWAYKTEPSNKACLGMQNNRCNWPRGRVLGGSSVLNYMLYVRGNRHDYQTWASLGNTGWDYDQVLHYFKKSEDNRNPYLAKSAYHGRGGLLTVQESPWHTPLVAAFVEAGTQLGYDNRDINGAQQAGFMIAQGTIRRGSRCSTAKAFLRPIRQRPNFHLSMNSHVTRVIIEPGTMRAQAVEFVKHGKVYRISARREVILSAGAINTPQLMMLSGLGPRKHLEKHGIKVMQDLPVGENMQDHVGMGGLTFLVDKPVAIVQDRFNPTAVTFQYVLRERGPMTTLGGVEGLAFVHTPYSNRSIDWPDIQFHMAPASINSDNGARVKKVMGLKESVYQEVYHPIANKDSWTIMPLLLRPRSRGTVRLRSANPFHYPLINANYFDDPLDVKTLVEGAKIALRVAEAEVFKQFGSRVWRKPLPNCKQHKFLSDAYLECQVRTISMTIYHPCGTAKMGPSWDPEAVVDPRLRVYGVRGLRVIDASIMPTITSGNTNAPVIMIAEKGADLIKEDWLRNPEYKVKRRDVYSDAETAASSHSISITNSSNSSSRDFDGSSNITLTPTAATTTTTTTSATETETVTKS